Proteins encoded in a region of the Onychostoma macrolepis isolate SWU-2019 chromosome 20, ASM1243209v1, whole genome shotgun sequence genome:
- the faslg gene encoding tumor necrosis factor ligand superfamily member 6 has protein sequence MSSNFSHPSQPVFMVDSGGDHPKQHRYYHQQMPRHAEPQLVPCWTFPPARAEMKKRDWGRMNAGMAWVLILILLLIFAALGLGAYQIQKLQTEVQRLSQQEMPAQMQSIAPQRQVGPDPSELNRNKQKSAAHLIGRADQSTSSGILKWEAKLGEAFTEGVKYNNGGLQVNKTGLYFVYSRVEFFSLKCNPKDFYVHKMRLQRNSHNRTIMEDHREGFCSAGSNMPWMTGSNIGSLQHLKESDRLFVNVSHPHLLSKNYHSNYFGLFKIH, from the exons ATGAGCAGTAACTTTAGCCACCCGTCCCAGCCGGTGTTCATGGTGGATTCTGGCGGAGATCACCCTAAACAACATCGGTATTACCATCAGCAGATGCCCAGACACGCAGAGCCACAACTGGTGCCCTGCTGGACGTTCCCCCCTGCCCGAGCTGAGATGAAGAAAAGGGACTGGGGGAGAATGAATGCTGGGATGGCTTGGGTACTGATACTGATACTCCTGCTGATTTTTGCAGCCCTGGGACTGGGAGCCTATCAGATCCAGAAGTTACAGACAGAAGTGCAACGGCTGTCTCAG CAGGAAATGCCCGCACAGATGCAGAGCATCGCTCCACAGAGACAAGTTG GCCCGGATCCTTCTGAGCTGAACaggaacaaacaaaaatctgcaGCACACTTGATAG GTCGTGCAGACCAGAGCACATCATCTGGAATTCTGAAGTGGGAAGCAAAACTCGGCGAGGCCTTTACAGAAGGCGTCAAGTACAACAACGGCGGCCTTCAGGTCAACAAGACCGGGTTGTACTTCGTTTACTCCCGTGTGGAGTTTTTTTCGCTCAAGTGCAACCCCAAAGACTTTTACGTTCACAAAATGCGTCTGCAGAGAAACAGCCACAACCGGACAATCATGGAAGATCACCGAGAAGGCTTCTGTTCAGCAGGGAGCAATATGCCGTGGATGACCGGGAGTAACATAGGCTCGCTTCAGCATCTCAAGGAATCCGATAGGCTGTTTGTCAATGTCTCACACCCCCATCTGCTCAGCAAAAATTATCACAGCAACTATTTTGGCCTCTTCAAGATCCACTGA